The window tatgCAActctgaatttttttaaaaaatcccgctgtttgttttcttcttgtaGGTTACTTTTTATAAGACTTTATGTAAAGtctgatcgtgtgaagtgcccttaagTGCAGAACTTTTCATGCCTGAGTTCTACTTtagagttctataaatcgacttctTGTCGAAAAtggtcgaagtcgactattttgttccaaaaaagtcgatacctcaactatcgtctgtgaaaaaagtcgaccttgtaaataaaagtcgaaaggtcggatatcgaaaagttggaaaaaatcaaaaagttgaaaaaagtcgataagtcgaaaaaagtagaaaagtcgtaAAATGTCGAAAtatcgaaaactcgaaaatagtagaaaaaagtgaaaaatggtggaaaatttaaaaaaaggtggaaaaagtcaaaaactctaaagaagtcggaaaaactcggaaaaagtcaaaaatctaaaaaatcgacttttcacaAAATGCAATGTCCAAAATCAACATTTAACTAAAGTCGAAATATCGACTTTTCGTTTctactatagaaccctaccttAAATACAAATAGCAATTATCTTTGACTTTACCTTGTGACTACACCTTGATTCAGTTGATTGCGAAACATGTTGTCAATAGTTAATAAGTGCAGcggtaattttctgaaattaaaatCGTTAAGTATAGGTCGTACATTGGCTGTAAAGAACATTTCAACGGCTAAATATGCTCTCTCGGCGGGACACTCAAAATGGGCTAATATTCGACATATTAAGGCTGCAAAAGATGGACAGAAAGCagcactttttacaaaaatttctcgACAGATAAGACTAGCAATACAGGAAGGTGGAAGTGCTGATCCTTCGCTAAATTCCCAATTGAAGAGCGTTATTGATGATGCGCTTAGAAAAAATATGCCCATGACTACCATTCAAAACAATATCCAAAAATGTAAGCAGAATAAAAATGAACTAAAAAGATACAAAATAGATCTGCGATACAAGCAAAAGGTTTTCGCCGTCTGTATCATTTACACAGACAATTACCCAGGTGTAAAAATGGATATGGCAACCATATTGAGGAAATCAGGGTAAGTTTGAAAAATGGAACATATCTTTTACAATAATAAACTATCAAAGTCCTGTAGTTATAATATGTATATCTCTTGAATTTCAAAAATACCATTTTTAGTCCTTTTAATTCTGATTTTGATTTACAGTTACCGTCATAATAACAGCCTCCTTCGCAGTCGAttttaatttttcgattttattttatttattgaacgTTATAACAATGATGTAATAAGTAAGGAGACAGCGTttaggcaacaaacacaatatttttttgtttgtttatgagttttgtcaaaatgaaatttctaaaattgtaaaataataaatattggaaagaaaatttgttgtgtatttgacaatattacatataaaatcgtcgttgcatttaaattgtattcgcAGCAGGACAACGTTTTATTGGTGCTTCATctgatattttttcatttggaaCCCTTTTATCggcattttcattcataatttttgatttgaatttttttaatttataattttgaataaatatagaataataaaatgcattaaaatctgAACATTAAGTGaccagaaatatataaaaaatgggaGTTGTTAAAACACATTGATTCTATGACtaacttatacaaaaaaatatatgtaacaaaataATCAGATATAAATagtcattaaataaaattctttaaaaaatgtttttaacataaCACATTTGGGCGCTAAACTGTGCAATTCACTAGTATATGTTTGAACtatactacagtctggactatagtctgaccaATACAATAGTCTATAACCTGGACAATACACTAACTAGTCAATGCTCTGAACTTgactataatatggactatacTGTGGTCAataatctgtactatagaatatatagtctgaactatagcctaATCTTTGGACTGACTATATTCAAATTGTTTTGACCAGCACTATAAAGTTCGAATAACCTTGTTGTGtaggattttcaaaatttatgttcAAGAGGTATTTAGTTTGAGCTGGACAGGAAATTACCATAAAATCCTTTTATGCCTCCACAGACAACAACGTGAGAATTTGGGATGATTTGGGTTATGTAGAAACCTTAAGAAATCCGTATATTGCAATTTGTgctgaaatattttaatgaattcaAAAAATTAGGTAGTTaccgttttttatttaaataaaagtattctGTTAATTgataacatttttcaataattttaaaaatatttatttttgaaacttcaaaacaaatacatatgtttgtacaagaaattttatatggtaGCACGATTTTTACGAAAACTTCATAATCATTAAGCATgtcaaaagttattttaaaaaaataaagagagaatgacactaccttcttTTTTCTACTATGGTTATAACCatggtaaaaaaaaaacgaggcAACTCCGTTCTCTctcaatgaaaagttttttgacgtaaataagaattattgaaatttattttttataaacaaatatggaGAATCGTTGCCACACATGCAAAAGATAAAATCATATTTAGgaaattagaaatataaatatggAATTTGTTTACTAAATACATGAATTCACAGAAAAAATCAAGATGATAAACCAAACGATACATTCGTTAGAATAATCGAATCAGAGTTATCATTTGAAAGGGTTTTAAAAGCTAATAAAgagattaatttatttattttattactgtaTTATAGATTTATTCAGTAGAATTGTTTAACTATAGATGGCCTTTTAGGCTCGGTTATAacgttcaataaataaataataataataaaaaaagctaaatcCAATGGTTCCAAATATAGTACACCGTCAGACGCGGATTCAAAAAAACCTATCAAATTCTCATgttgtatatattttctaagaaaaactgtacaattaaaaaaatattaaaaagagacTTATTTGTAACCACTCATCGGCCATCGATAGACTcagaatattttgggaaccatgaTAAAACGGTCCAGCTCAAAAAACGAACAACATTAAACCCAACACAATCTGAaaatatttagctttatttacaactttgttggaaaattctaacgagtaaaccgttaacggtacctaaatattgttttacttctacgaggtaaaataataataataataataataataaataaatacgtcTCATtgaatttgcaaatattttgtggTGGAGCTAAACAAATAGTTTTCAATGTTATTGGCaatgtataaaaaagtgaataaaaaacgacatcaaatatgttaaattattatttctgtaaatcttatacaaatataataaacgcaTATActgaatataattaataaatgaacAACCTAAGAATTTGGATATGTAATCTGAAATATGTTCGTTACGACTCAcgttgtatgtataaatatcgTAGAAGACTGTTAAACAACAGCAAAAGTTTGCGGATGTAATAATCTAAAGTACCACTATAAAACTTTATACCATACAAAAATACAGTAATTATCTaagaattaataattaatatccTTATGTGAAGAGGTAAATATATATTAGTACTGTATAAATTGCGTAATAGATGATTTACTTTTAGATGACATGAAATTTAAAtggttaataaaatttaatttattatatataacatAGATGGGTACTTTACAGTACCAGTAAAAATgcagtaaaaataagtttttactgtttactgaaaaaattttcagtattcagtaatgttttactggttactgaaaaaaaatttcagtattcagtaaattttactCATTACTGATTACTgcaaaaaatttagtattttactgattactgaaaatgtgtttacaatctaataatatattaaaaattatattttcaacatatttttgaatacacATTTATCATGACAAGTAGCTATAGTgagattaattttactttttgggaTTATAAATCTTTTCAAAAGCAAGAACTTAggtatgtataaatttatataagaggtcaaatattatatacttttgtcgggtaataaaaacttattacaaacatttatttagattattaatagaaatatagTAAAAGAGATCAATATGATAATAGTTgtatgagattttttttattattaattatcatttgaaaatgtttacaaatattcTTATTACTACACCCACTAAGCCTTAGGGCTTGACAGCAGGATAATATGAAACAGATTAGTTGTATacagcaataataaaatataaatatatgtaaataaatattaatatagaaTGTTCATgagtattaatatataaatatataatgttCATTGCGAACTgatgaaaaattctttaattaattttttttcttctattaacatttttgatatttaaaatagtagttTGTGTTTACAGATGTGATGTATATGTTGTTTGTAATAAGAAGTTTATATTGCGTTTGTTTGGCATCAATCCAATTTGTCCAAgtttttaggaaaataaaacaaaataaagtttcaaattttatgagacgtagatctcttttatttaaaactaaatattaccTCGTAGAAGGTTTGcaggttttttatgtaaaagataaTGTGCACGTAGTGCTTGTCGTAGACAACATCAATATCTTAAGACCGTGttaaaaacaagcttaatttggtggcaaaacaatatttaagttaaccgttaacggtttactcgttagaatcTTCCAGCAAAGATGTATAAAATTGACATTAGATTCTAACGttattaaaaatagtattattcATTAAAAGGAGCAATTACCAAAATGCAGCTCGCAACAAAACTCGCTTAAACATTGCCGGCCACCTTGCAATATCTCAAGCATATTGTAACAATTAATTTATTCGCAATATCTTAAGCCGAATGaagcaaattaaaatataataattcattCGTAATATCTTAAGCCGAATGAATCATGGTTGGTTTTATGACAGATCCATCAACTGTATaaactaaatacttaaatattaggCAAAACGTAAACATATTTTAGTGAGCTTATTTAGTGATAATGAagtaaatttttcgataaaagtaTTTCAGTTCTTATGCGACCAATTCGAATATTCCGGAAAGttaataactgaattaaattGATTAGGATTAACTGGACCTGTCAGAATCCAGCCAAAAATCGTCTTTTGTGCTAATAACGACCCTAATAAGTTTCGTTGTATATCCGGTAAAACAATCCAAGGGTATAGATCAGCGCCAATAAGGATATCAATAGGTCGGCTatcaaaaggattaaaatccgCCAAACGAAGATTTGGcaataatttttgaatgttGGCGTTAACGGAAGTCGTAGGCAAATTTGTCGATATTTCTGGTAAAACAAATGCATTTATATTTAGTTCTACGGAAGAATCGAAGTTAGATCCGATTTTCaaagaacaaatatttcttgaaaCTACTGATGCAGTATTATTGACACCAGAAATTTGAACATTCGTAGAACGCGAGGAAATGTTAAACCTTTTTCGTAATTGCTCAGTAATAAACGAGCATTCCGAACCCGGATCAATCAAAGCACGGACCTGATACTTattgttattatgttttatattaacaGTCGCTGTCCCTAAGAGTACGAACTGATTATATCGAGTATGAAAAACTTGACGGTTTGCTATAATATTATTCGAAGTATTCGGTGTTGGATAATTTTGTAGCGAGTAAGTGGTTCGTAGAACCGCGTCTGAATTGCGTTCAGTAGAAACAGAAGGCGTTTCTGTATGCTGAATATGAAGCATAGAATGGTGCcgattattgcaaataaaacaattactaTTAACTTTACAATTGCTGACATTATGTGTCCTCGACAGGCAATTATAACagcaattatatttgtttacattagaAATTCTATCcattattgaaagatttttaaactttagacaATTTCGCCAAATATGAGACTGGTTAGGACACAAGATACACGACATTTTAGTAGAAGTAGCATCGTAAGAATGTTTTGAAGATTCCACGTCAGAAGAGTTTGTCCCTTTAAAGTCGTGAAGACATTGCAATGTTTGAATTCTTTCCGTCAGAAAGTTATCAAAATCATGCCAAGTACACAACACAGATTTGTCCTTAACGCCCTGTTCCCATAAAATCACAGTTGACCTAGGCAGACGCTGAATACATATGAAAGTAATAATTGGGTCCCAATTCTCAGTaggaattttataaatagaaatagcAGTAAGGCAACTATTAATTCCTCGTTGTAAAGTTTTAAGGGCTGTTATTGATTCCTTGTCAAAGGAAGGAAGACCAAATAAAAGTTTGAGTTGGTTATGTACCAACATACGAGTATTTTCATATGTTTCTTTCAAATCGCGCCAGGCTAAGTCAAAACTTTCATTAATTAAGGGATATTTAGATACGATATCTTTAGCTTCACCCtcggttttttttattattattatttatttattgaacgtTATAACCGAGCCTAAAAGGCCATCTATAGTTAAACAATTCTACTGAATAAATCTATAAtacagtaataaaataaataaattaatcccTTTATTCATAAGCAACATTTACCCTATAAaagtatacaaaacaaaatttctataaaaaatttgatttacaaacccttataaaacaaaaaattcgcTTATGAATAAGGCCCTAAATCTATAatcaaagtataaaaaaaaaacacttataagtgaataaaataaaaaaatgataatgtGCCATACTTATTTCTAgaacaaatttaacaataacGAGATACAACATAGATAGGATAAAATTAGGTATGacaaataattagaaaattagaataattattgctatgtatgtaatttaaaaaattttttattattatgttctggccaaaatttcaattttataaacagGTCAAAAGAAAAGGCTAGACAATATCATTTTCAcacatgtatttaaaaatttttcgtttaaaagtatgataagaaaattcaaaagttttcaaTGTTTTTGGTAATGTATTAAAAAGTCGTGCAACTCTCACGTAATATGATCGTTCTAAAATCGAAGTTAACTTTGGAATTATGATTTGACAATTACGTCTTGAATGAGTGAATGAAAAAAACGACATCAAATATgtcaaattattatttctgtaaatcttataaaaatataataaaagccTATACTggatataattaataaatgaacAACCTAAGAATTTGGATATGTAATCTGAAATATGTTCATTACGACGCACAGTGTATACATATCTAACAACTCTGTTAAACAACAGCAAAAGTTTGCGAATGTTATAACCTAAAGTACCACTATAAACCTCCATACCATACAAAAATACAGGCATGATCAaggaattaataattaatatccTTATGTGAAGAGGTAAGTATATGTTAATACTGTATAAATTGCGTAATAGATAATTTACTTTAGATGAcatgaaatttaaatgtttaaaaaaatttagtttattatctATAATTAAACCTAAACAATGCAAGTGGTCGACAAATTCAATTTGTATATCACCTATAttaatgtcaatgttatttgtagatGTACCAAAATAGATAGCTTTGGTTTTAAGAGTGTTAATTAAAAACCCATTATTCATCATCCATTTTGAAATATTCCTCATAgaataatttattacattttgaaaaacatcAACAAACTGTTGCTCACCAGTAAACAGAAATATTAAATCATCGGCATATGCAAATGGAATACAAGAGACAAGATCAATGTTCGTAAAGATGTCatttaagtaaatgttaaaCAGTAAAGGCCCAAGAACAGAGCCTTGGGGTACACCACTTTTAACGGGTAACAAGCCAGATAATCTACCATTAATTGCAACATACTGCCATCTATCTTTTAAAAACGATGCAATGAGTTTGCAAGCTGTATAAGATAAATCGAATTTTTGGCTAAGCTTTTTAATTAGAATTATATGATTCACCCTTTCAAATGCTCTAGTCAAATCCATAGAcactaaaatgtttaaatgaccTTTACTATTATATTGTCGAATAGTATCTGTGACTCCAAGCAGAAGTGCAGTAGTATCTCTTTTACATCGGAATCCATATTGAGCATCATTAAACAATGATTTACTACTAATATAATCCAAAAGctgattttttaaaacaatttcaactattttagaGAACGCAGGAAGTATAGATATTGGACGTAAGTTACACATTTCTACTGAACCACCAGACTTTTTTATTGGTATTACTTTTCCAATCTTCCAACCTGAAGGAAAAGTTGAGGTCATAATAATATTgttcacaaaatataaaaaaaatttaccaatAAAAGGCAAGACTAATTTCAAAAACACAATAGGAAACCCATCACACCCAACACAATTAGACTTAACAGAATCAAATGCAAGAACCAATTCACAGAAATCAATAGATCTAAAAGAAAATCCACCATTAATTTGAAGATCATCTAAAACTACTTCACAAGATGTATCATTTCCTTGTTCAgacgaaaaatatttattttgttcattcACATTAACTGAATctaattcatttatattttctccAAGCCCATAAGCTTTTAGAGTATTCCAAATCTGTTTGGCAGATTTATCTTGAAAAAGTCGCGCGTGTGCTCTACGTTTCGTTGTACGCATTATAGTTTTTGCACGATTTCTGAGACGGCAAAATCGCTTCCAATCAGCTTGAGTTCTTGTTATCAAATAATTTCTATATGCAATATTTCGGATGGATATGATATCAATAATTTCCTTGGAATTAATCCAAGAATTATGAGTCTTTAATCCAATAacttttcttttcaaagtaATTGCACTATGCATATGGCATAACAATTTGAACATAAAATCAGCCTGTGCATTAACACTAGTACAATATAGAATATCATTACAATCATATAATGAAGCAATATTATTAAGTGATGTTAGGTCAACATTATTGTAATCATAATATTCGATAACTCTATTCGCGCGTAAAATGCCTAtatcaaaagaaatataaataaatgaatgtctTGAAATAATAGGTATCTGCACTTGACCGGAATGACGTACTAACATACTgggagaaattaaaaaaagatctaACAACGAAGTAGAACCAGATGCTACACAAAGGTGAGTGGGTAAAGAATTGTGGTGACATATTATGTTTAATCTGTAACACATTTCTCTTAATTGTAATGAACATGATGGATTGAACATATTATTATTGAAGTATCCAACAATTACTATATCCGAATACTCAACTAGAAGATCTGAAATCTCATTCTCAAATAATTCTAAATCTTTCTTAGTTCCCTTGGGAAGGTAAACAACTCCcattaaaatctttttcttaGTACCATAAACTTCAATGAATAAATATTCAACAGTTCCGTAGTTCTTACCCATgagaacaattttatattttaatttatctgATATATAGAAGGCAACTCCCCCTCCCCTAAAGCCAGGTCGGTCATTGCGACATATAACATATCCAGGAAACGAAATCATATTAGAAGAAATATTATCCTTCAACCATGTTTCAGTTATACCAATTATGTCAAATAAATCATTACCAAGAACATTGATTAGTTCATCTAATTTACTTGTGGAACTTCCAAGTTTTACGTATTAAATGGCAAAGTCGTTCTATATCACTAAGCCGCGTgctatttatataaattgccGTGAATAAATCTCTAAAAGTAGGCCAAGAAACATAATCCCCACCGAATGTGTCAACATCACAAGGGGGTGGGGTCAGATTGTGTTCTGAAGTGCCAGTATTTAAACTTACCGTTGAAGAATCACTATTCTTCGAATCACGTTTAAATTTGTCCATTTTCTGATTAATAGAGcctaaacattgaaaataagCCATGTATGTGGTCTGATATTTAGACGCTGCCACATCTACATCACTAGATTCACTGGGGGGAGAAGTTTCGAAAAACTTCTGACAAGAAGTATAAGTTGTTCTAACTTCCTCCCACAATCGTCTTATTTCCTCGCCCTGTATCTCTAAGGTAAAAATGTTATGAATATCCTCACCTAAATCATTAAACATCGCGCCGAAAGTAACAAGAGCATCCGATGCTCTAATAAATTCCTTTAGTGGCGTAACAgacatgtttaatataaaaaaattaataaaatgtaaggaaattaaaaatcaGAACTAATTCacgacaaaaaatattataattagttttaaatgtcAAGCAACAAACGTGTCAATGGCTAAACTGACCGACCGTAGGGTGACCAATATAATGGAAGAACAAGAATTAAccgtatatgtattttgtttttatattttacagatGTAAATCTGTAAACAAATGAagcacaaaagaaaatataaaaacactaatttattgaaaataaaaaaataactttaatttattgTCAGTcggagaaaaaaatgaaaatttccaaaaaattaattaagggATAGATTGCActctattaaatattaaaagtaaaaatgacgaaaaaatacaaaaagaacttTGTGTATGTGTGCGCGTTAAAACAACCGAGTTTTTTATCACTTCACTTTTGctcacaaaatatatttacgtaCCTAAATTATTTCGTAgaaataagtataaatatattGCCAGTGGACTGTATTATTGAGGATGATGGACTTCAAAAGATGCCAATAAAATCCAGTACTCAATTCAGGAATCCAGTTCGCTAGAACCAAATGTTTGGCATCAATCCAATTTGTCCAAgtttttaggaaaataaaacaaaataaagtttcaaattttatgagacgtagatctcttttatttaaaaccaaataggttttttatgtaaaaaataatgtgCACGTAGTGCTTGTCGTAGACAACATCAATATCTTAAGACCGTGttaaaaacaagcttaatttggtggcaaaacaatatttaagtaccgttaacggtttactcgttagaatcTTCCAGCAAAGATGTATAAAATTGGTATTAGATTCTAacgttgttaaaaaaagtattattcaT of the Lucilia cuprina isolate Lc7/37 chromosome 2, ASM2204524v1, whole genome shotgun sequence genome contains:
- the LOC124420508 gene encoding probable transcriptional regulatory protein THA_1246 isoform X2, whose product is MLSIVNKCSGNFLKLKSLSIGRTLAVKNISTAKYALSAGHSKWANIRHIKAAKDGQKAALFTKISRQIRLAIQEGGSADPSLNSQLKSVIDDALRKNMPMTTIQNNIQKCKQNKNELKRYKIDLRYKQKVFAVCIIYTDNYPGVKMDMATILRKSGCVIKEPRRAIKDPG
- the LOC124420508 gene encoding probable transcriptional regulatory protein THA_1246 isoform X4; this translates as MLSIVNKCSGNFLKLKSLSIGRTLAVKNISTAKYALSAGHSKWANIRHIKAAKDGQKAALFTKISRQIRLAIQEGGSADPSLNSQLKSVIDDALRKNMPMTTIQNNIQKCKQNKNELKRYKIDLRYKQKVFAVCIIYTDNYPGVKMDMATILRKSGTLVLFKVCN
- the LOC124420508 gene encoding probable transcriptional regulatory protein THA_1246 isoform X3; the protein is MLSIVNKCSGNFLKLKSLSIGRTLAVKNISTAKYALSAGHSKWANIRHIKAAKDGQKAALFTKISRQIRLAIQEGGSADPSLNSQLKSVIDDALRKNMPMTTIQNNIQKCKQNKNELKRYKIDLRYKQKVFAVCIIYTDNYPGVKMDMATILRKSGYRHNNSLLRSRF
- the LOC124420508 gene encoding probable transcriptional regulatory protein THA_1246 isoform X5, whose protein sequence is MLSIVNKCSGNFLKLKSLSIGRTLAVKNISTAKYALSAGHSKWANIRHIKAAKDGQKAALFTKISRQIRLAIQEGGSADPSLNSQLKSVIDDALRKNMPMTTIQNNIQKCKQNKNELKRYKIDLRYKQKVFAVCIIYTDNYPGVKMDMATILRKSGFI
- the LOC124420508 gene encoding probable transcriptional regulatory protein MHJ_0471 isoform X1; protein product: MLSIVNKCSGNFLKLKSLSIGRTLAVKNISTAKYALSAGHSKWANIRHIKAAKDGQKAALFTKISRQIRLAIQEGGSADPSLNSQLKSVIDDALRKNMPMTTIQNNIQKCKQNKNELKRYKIDLRYKQKVFAVCIIYTDNYPGVKMDMATILRKSGSQDDDESLCSFRKFVSMHVIPSYAEVLYISSDSLKIVVSVMQSA